Below is a window of Roseivirga misakiensis DNA.
ATTTTAGTTGCTAAATACGAATTAGATCAAGATTTAACGCGCCTAAACAGCCTTTTAGCGGCACAGACATGGTCTTCTGAAGACAGTCTTTTTCTAAAAGCACTTTCTAAACAATACAAAACAGATAAGATCGACTTGCTCCAAGAAAGGCTGCTCACTCACCCTAATTCTATAGTTTTAGCACAGGCTGCGGTAGAGTCAGGTTGGGGCACTTCTAGATTTTTCCGAAGGGCAAACAACTTGTTTGGCGTTTGGTCATTCGACCCAAAAGAACCTCGGATTCCAGCTTCTGTCGCTCGACCGGATTTTCAAGTCTACCTTCGGAAATACGATGATATTTCGGAGTCTATAAAAGACTATTTTAAAACCATTGCGCGACACAGAGGGTACAAAGCATTTGTTGAGAAAAGAAAGACCTCCAATAATGTTCAAGAGCTTGTCCCCTTGCTCAGGTCTTATTCGGAAAGAGGTGAAGCCTATACGCGACAAATCCTTTCAATGATCAGGTTCAATGAATTTGAGCAATACGATAGTTATATCTTGGACCCAAAATATATCGTCGCCAAAGCAATCATGAAATGAGAAGCTTTTTGATCGTCATCGCCATTTCTCTGGTTGCTATGAGCGGGTTTGGTTTCCAGCAGAAGAACTTTTCGACCTTCGTTTATCACAGATTCGGTGATGATCGATATCCATCCACAAACCTTAGCCTTGATAAGTTCGAAGAGCAATTAGCGTTTCTAGCTGAAAACAATTATCAGGTAATCACTTTAAATGAAGCTTTCAAGCAAGTAAAATCCAAGCAAACAGCGATTTCGAATGTCGTGGTGATCACCATAGACGATGCTTTCAAGAGTTTCTATCAGAACGGATGGCCATTATTGAAAAAGTACGGTTTTAAGGCGACCCTTTTTGTCAATACGAAAACCGTAGGCTCCAGTGATTATATGACTTGGGAGGAGCTGAAAGAGGTAAAAGCCGAAGGTATTGAAATTGCCAATCATTCGCATGCCCATCCCTATTTCATGGATAATTTTAATATTAATGCGTTTTACAGTGACTTAATCATCAGCGATGCATTTTTCAGGAATATGCTTGGTGAAATACCAGATGGTTATGCATATCCGTATGGGGAGTGGCACCCAAAAATGGGTGATTTACTGGACAGTTTGGGATACACTTACGCTGCAGCGCAAAACTCGGGTGTTATTTATAAAGAATCGCCCCCCTTCCAACTACCCAGATTCCCCATGTCGGACAACTATGCGGATCTGCAAGATTTTAAGCAAAAAGTAAATATGAATGCCCTTGAGGTCACGAAGATCAACGTAATTGATAACGGGTTTCAAGGTAGCAGTCTAAAGCCTAGATTAATACTCAATTTTAACGAAGGAGCATACGATCTAAAAAACCTGCAGTGCTTTATTCAAGGAACAAAAGCTAAAAAGTCCATTAGGGTATTAAAGGATGGAAATGTTGAATTGAGTATTTGGCCCGAAGATGAATTAAAAAAACGAAGGACTTTATTCACCGTTACAGTTACCGATCGTCAAGGCAAATGGCATTGGTTTAGTTATTCATGGTTATTACCTTCCGTGAAGCAATGAAAAGGCATCAATCTCTTATTCCGTTTTCTAAATTTCATCGCTCCTGCTTGTTTCTAGCACTGATTGCTAAAGAAAATGCTCCAGATGTAAAAGGTTACCCAACGGATTTGGCAGGTAAAATTGATTACGCCAATTCGTTTTACAAGCAAGCACTTCAAGAGCACTTTGCCATGGAATCTAAGCTGTGGAACTACGTGTCTAGCAAGTCTGATTTATTGAAAAATATCGTAATGGACTTACAAATTGAGCGCAATAAGTTGAATGACCTATTTTTCGCGCTTGATCAATCCAGATCGGCTGAAATTCTTTATGAATTAGGTGATCTATTCGAAAAACATGTCAGAAAAGAAGAAAGAGTTCTCTTTCAGCAAATACAAAAAGATTTAACCGAAGAAGAACTCTCTGAAATCCCCAAGCTATCGGCCTAATTACTCGACTCTTAATGCCTTAATAGGGTTGGCTCTTGCTGCTCTTATCGCATGAAATCCTATCACTGAAAGCATAATGGCAAAAGAAAGGGCTCCGCTAACTAAAAAGACGATAATTCCGACGTCAACTCTATAGGCAAAGTCACTCAACCACTGATTCATAAGGTACCAAGTGATTGGTATAGAAATGAAGAAGGCTAATAGCAGTTGCAGGCTAAATTGCTTCATAAGTAGGCCCAGAATGGTAAATGTTCGAGCACCGAGTACCTTTCTGATTCCTATCTCCTTAATCTTAGTATTCACCACCATAATAGTAAGGCCTAAAAGGCCGAAAGCCGCAATGAGAATACTGATCACAGTGGCCACGCCAGCAATTTGATTGACTCGTGATTCGTTCTCATAAAGAAGCCTTAAACGCTCATCGATAAAACTAAAATTGAGTTCTTCATTCGGAAATGTATCAGCCCAAACGTCTTCCAATAGTTTTTGTACCCCCAGTAGATTACTTCCTGTATACTTGAAAAACACTTTTGGAATAGGATTAGAATTAATACTAAAGTCACTTACACCATCAGTGATCGGACTAGCATTTTGTGTAATAACCAAAGGTTGAACTTCGGTGTGAAGAGACTCGAAATTGAAGTCTTTAACTACTCCTACAATTCTATGTGTTCCAAAATTATCTCCTGGCAATTGTTTCCCAATTGGGCTTTCTGTATTAAAAAAGTATGCTGCAGCTGCCTCATTAATGATGATTGATTCGGTTTTGTCAATTTCTAGTGCTGCATCAAAGTCCCTACCCTCAGCAAGCTCTATATCAAAGCTTGTGTTGTAGTATGGATCTGTTATTAGCAAGGAAAATTGCTTAAACTGACCTTGTTTATCACTAAAACCTAGATTTGTCCAGCCTGAACTTCCAAACATATGATTGGCGGCCCCTATGCTGGTTATTTCAGGGTAAGACGCAAGTTTAGATTTCAATATCTCAGCATTTTCAAAACCACTATTGATTCGATTAAAAAGTCCTGAAACTCCCGGCTTAGCGTATAGGTTTACATAAACCATTGCTTCTTTATCATATCCTAGGTCTGAGTCTTGAAGAAAGTTTAGTTGATTTCGCATAACCAATGATCCAGAGATCAAGAAAATGGTCAGCAGCAGCTGAAATACCATAAGTGACTTTCGAAACAAACCTGTCCCTCTACTACTTTGAGCTCCTTTTAAAACGCTAATCAGTCTTAAATTCGATAGTACAAACGCTGGGTATAGCCCTGTGAGAAGCCCTACTCCAAGAACTAGTCCTATGTAGAAAAGCCCGCCTGTATAGTTTAATAGGATGGAAATTTCAGTTCCAGCAAGCTGATTAAAGGTAGGTAATAGCAAATAAGCAAGCCCCACTCCCGCCATGGCCGCAAAAAAGGTAATTAACATACTCTCAGAAAGATACTGCCACACTAAACTCCTTTTCTGCGCTCCTACCACCTTGCGAATTCCCACTTCTTTGGCCCGCCGAATCGATTGGCCTGTGGATAATGTAGTATAATTCATGCAGGCCATTACAAGGACAAGTATGCCGATAGTGGCCAAAACATAGACATAACTTGGGTTTCCAACTGGCATTGACGCGATTGGAAAATCAGGGTTGAGATGTATATCGGTCAAAGGTTGAAGCCCCAATACATACTCACCTTCTTGCACTTCATCTGCCAAAACAGTTCTAATCATTCCCGGAAGTTTATCTTCCACTGCCGCTTGAGATGTGTTTTCTTTGAGTAAGACAAAAGTCTCAGGCGCAATGTTGAACCAAGCATTTAGCGCCCCTTCACTATAAAATCGTGTCAGGTCTTCATTTGATACGATCATATCCATTCTGAAGCCAGTATTCTTAGGTAAATCGGCCATTATTGCGGATACTCGATAAGGTAATTGCTCCTCACCCATCTGCAACAAAATATCCTTACCCACGGCTTCACTATTCCCAAAATATTTGGTGGCATAGCTTTCTGATAGCACTAAATCTTGACGGCCAAGAGGCTTTTCGGTATTGCCTTTCAATAAGTCGAAACTAAAGACATCGAAGAAATTCGGGGACACGAAAGCAACTCGCTCATTTATACGACTTTCTCCTTCCCCCACCAAAAACCTGCTATAATCCACTCTTACAGTGGCCTCTACCTCCGGAATATTAGCCTCTAAAGCATCTGCAAGTGGCAACGGAGATGAAGTGTAAAAGAATTGCTGACCTTCTCCATAATCCTCTTTAGTCCAGGTTCTATAAATTCGATCTCCCTTTTCGTGGAATTTATCAAAACTTAGTTCTTGTTGTACATAGAGAGATATGAGGATAAAACAAGCCATTCCGATGGCTATGCTTCCTACATTCAGTGCTGTGTTTGTTTTCTGCTTCCACAGCACCCGTGCCGCGATTTTAAAGTTGTTTCTCGTCATGTCGATAATATTTGAGTTGACCTTTTTTGACTTTTTAATATTTGACCACTTGAAAAAGCGCAAGACATCCCAAATGAACATCAGTCTCGCTTTGGTCTTCTTTTTTTTCGCCACACGCACTTGAAAGAGCTCGTGAGCATCACCTTGTATTTCTTCTAAAAATTCTGATTTACAGTAAAACGCTAGAAACTTATCTGCCCATTTTGGTGGCGATATTGGTTTTTCTTTTGTCATAAATACCCTAGAACTATTCGTACCTGATAGTTTCTACAGGGTTAGTGGCTGCGGCCTTCAAGGCCTGATAACTCACCACTAAAAGGGTGATTACGAGTATGCCGATCGCCGCGATGACGAAGTGATAGGCATTCACATTGATTTGATAGGCAAAATTACCTAACCAGCTATTCATCACGTAAATAGTTAATGGCACTGAGATCACAAAAGCTACTATAATTGGACTCATAAATAGCCTGTAAAGCAACTTGAAAATACCTATAGAACTTGCGCCCAATACTTTTCTAATGCCGATCTCCTTGTACTTATTCTTGATGGTAAGCGCTGCCAAACCGAGTAAACCTAGGCAAGCAATAGTAATGGCTAAAAGGGCAATCAGGTTTACCATGGCGTTAGTATTGCGCTCTTTTTCGTAAAGTCCCTGAAGTTTGGCATCGATAAACCTGAGGTCAAAGGGTTCGGCAAAACGCTCTTCCCAAGCCGATTCTATTTCCTTTCTCACATCAGAGAAGTTTTCCAGATTTACTTTAAGCAACACAGTGGCTCGGGCACTTCTACTCATAGAAATTCCTTCAACTCCTTCAAAAACTGGCTCAGCATTCATGGAAAGTAACAAGGGCCGTATTTTCTTATGTAATGATTCAAAGTGAAAATCTTTCATGACGCCAATGATCTGGTGTTCGCCAAAAGGTCTCTTACTCTTAATTTTACCACCAACCGTCGTTTCCAAACCGATCATTTTTGCCATCGATTCATTGACCAAAAACCCGGTTCTTTTTTCATACTCTGTGGCGTTTTCAAAGCCTTTTCCTTCAACAATTTCAATATCAAAAACATCTACAAAATCTTCACTAATCGTGTTGTAGCCAAGGGATTTCCAGTTGTCGTCCAAATCAGCATAGTCGATTGTCATCCAATCATCTTCACCGAAAAAATTATTGGCGTGTGTTGCACCGCTTATCGCAGGAATTTGTGAGAGTTTAGCTAAAAATTGATCCGCCAATTGTGCACTGGCATTCATTATACCTGCCATTCCATGTTCAAACTTTTGCGGTCTAGGCAGTGACATATAAACCACACCTTCGGCTTGAAACCCTAGATTCTTTTTAGCGAGATAACTCAATTGATTCTTCATGATAATCGTACTCGATACGAAGAAAATTGCAGCAAAGAACTGAACCACTATGAGACTGTACGCTAAACCATTTTTCCCTTTACCGCTTATTTTTGCACTTTTTAGCGTAGCGACAGGGTTGAATGACGATAACACAAAAGCTGGGTAGATGCCAGAAAGAAGGCCTATCACAAGTACTGATACCCCTAAAGCAGTGATTAACGGCAATGAAAACTCTAGTGTTAAGTTCTTATCAGCGAATTGATTGAATGCTGGCAATAGCAACGAACATACACCAATGCTTAAGAACATGGCCACAGTGGTAAGCAAAAATGACTCACCTAAAAATTGACTGATCAATTGATGTTTATGAGCTCCCATTACCTTTCTTACCCCCACCTCTTTGGCTCTTCTAATGGATTGACCTACTGCTAAGTTTATGAAATTGATGCCAGCCAATAGCAGAATTACCAACCCCACGAGACCAAGAATTCTGACGGTTCTAAGGTCGCCACTAACAGTCTCGCCTTCAATAATTCTGTTAAAATGGACATCTGATAATGGTTGTAGATGAACAATGAACATGTCTTCTTCATATTCATCGCCTAAACCTTTTTTAACCATTTCTGGAAACTTACTTTCTAAATCCTGAACCGTAACGTTTGAATTGAGCTCCACATAAAATTGTGATGAAGAAGTGTACCAAGCCGTTCTGGTTTGGGTATTCAAAAATCGCTCATTATTTGCCTCAGAAATTAGCGATCCATAGGTTATTGAGGAATTTGATGGTGGGTTTTCAACCACACCAGACACCAAAAAATTGAATTGTTCATCATCTACTGTCAATTCTATTGTTTTCCCCAAAACATCTAGGTTGCCAAACTGCTTCATGGCTTGTTTTTCGGTCAAAACGATGTTTTCCAACTTGCTCAAGGCGGTATTTTTATCACCGACCAGCATTTTAAAATCGAAAGATTTCAAAAAGGATTCACCAACTATTTCAAAGTATAAATCTGTTTTCTCTTGATTATCAGATATATAAGACCCTACATCGCCGATCATTTGAATTGTCTGCTCTATTTCAGGAAAATCCGCTTTGATGGTTTGACCCAACACTACTGGAATCGTAGCATCCTTATATTCTTCATCATCATATGTTTCGTGTACCCAAACTCTGTACAGATTATCATATTTAGAGTGGAATTTATCGAAAGAGAATTCCTCTTGAACGTAAAGTGAAGTAAGAATAAAACAAGCGATCCCCAAGGATATTCCCGCTAGGTTTATGCCTGTATAAAACCTGTTTCTAATCAGGTTGCGGTACGCGATTTTAAAGTTGTTTTTGACCATTGTAAGTTGATTAAAATTAGACCTGTTGTTTAGTTTCATGTTTGACCACCTGAAAAACCTCAAAACATTCCATATGTATTCCCTTTTAGCTTTACGGGTTGCGTTTTCGGCTACTAATCGCTCAAATATTTCGTAGGCATCTCCTTGAATCTCCTCTATAAACTCTTGCTTACAGTAGAACTTTAAGAAGCGATCGGCCCATTTAGGTGGCGATATATTTTCAGGATTACTCAAGATGTACCCAGAGAAATATCAGGAATTCTGTTGTAGAGTTTCATTCTTAGCGACTGTGCGTCGTCTAGGGCTTTCTTGCCAAAAGCGGTGAGCTCAAAGTAGCGTTTTCTCCTACCTCCTCTTTCATTGGTAGCTCCGCCCATTTCACTTCTCACGAAACCCTTTTCGTCTAAGCGGCGCATGGCTGAATGGACCGCACTGATATTTACAGAGCGACCAGTCTCGTTTTTTATTTCATCCATGACCGCCACTCCGTAAGCCTCCGGATACAGCGCCCCCACGGTTAATAGTACGAGTTCCTCGAATTCACCTAAGTACGTTCCTTTCATATCAGCGTAATTATTAGTTACACAAATATAAAAGAAATATATCTTTCACAAATGTACAAGTAATGAAAAAGGGATTTGTATTGAACCTACAAATCCCTGTATTGAATTGAATTAACCTATTGTTTTTCTACTGAGACGCTGAGTGTCTCAATATTGAGGGTTCCTCTAAAAACTGAACGTTTTTTCCAGTTCATGACGATAAGCTCATAATTATCTTCCGATAGACCAGAAAAAGAGAACATATTCGACACATCTTGTGCATTATTGACCTTCCAATCGGCCAAATCTTGATCAAAGGAAATGGCGCCCATAAACATCCCTGTCAAAATATCTACCTGAGAGACATCCCAGCCAGAAATATCCTTATTAAAGCTTTGGGCACCTTCAAACATTGCACCCATCGACTTTACGCGCATTACATTCCAGTTTCCAATGTTTTGATTGAAGGATGACGCTCCCCAAAACATATAAGCCATATTTTGAACGTTGTCCACCTCCCAATTAAATAGTGGCTTATTATATGCTGTCGCTTGCCAAAAAAGACCGGACATGTCTTGTACATTACTCACATCCCAAGCATTGATATTTTGATTGAATGCGCTGGCATCTTTAAACATGTCACTCATGTTTTTTACCGAAGCCATTTCCCAATGTGCTATCGGTTCGTTGAAGGATATGGCCATTTCAAACATGCCAGAAACATCCTCAGCATGTTTAAGGTTTGGAGCATCCTTAGCCCAAACATGTAAATTGCTACAGCCTTTAAAGGCTCTAGTCATTGATTTCCATTGGATATCCCCCCATTGATCAACAGAAAGTAATTTCTCCTTGTCTCCTGCGCTGTTAAAATAGATGCTCGGAAATTCCCCTTTTATGGATACTTGATAAGTTCCTGCCTTTTTATAGCTATGCATGGCATCTCCAGTTAGGCCTTTCTCTATGGTTCCATCTCCCCAGTCTACTTCATAATAATAGCCAAAACCGATAGTTGGAATAACAATTTGATTGTCTCTGGAAATACCTGGGTTGTCTGTTTTCCAAGTTGTAATGAATGGCTTTTGTGCCGCTAAGGAAACGTTAATGGCGCATGCCATTATTAGAATACATAAATGCTTCATCATGATAAATTTTGGTGTCAGTAATAACCATTAACATGTGTCGCATTGGCTCAATTGGACATTGAAACCGATAGAAAGTAAGTGAATCGCAAAGAAACTAACAAGCGTTAGCTTTCAATAACAATTATCATCATGTAAAAGGGCATAAAGTGCTAGTGAAACTCAGCTCTTTATGCCCAAAAACATCATTTATTCGCTCCTAAGTGAATCTACAGGGTTAGAGTGAGCTGCTCTTAAAGCTCTATAGCTCACCGTAATTAGGGCTACTAACATGGTCAATATCGCGGCGATTAAAAAGACCTCGACTCCTATACTTACACGGAATTGGAAATTGTCTAGCCAGTTACGCATAAAGAAATACGCCAGCGGACTCGCCAACAAAAAGGCAATGAATACTTGTTTAAGGAAGGACCCTGAGAGTAAAGAGAATAGTTTCCATTCGCTAGCACCTAGCACTTTTCTAATGCCCAGTTCTTTCACTCTTTTCTGTACTGTGAATGACGCTAGACCAAATAGTCCTAAACAGGCTACCAAGACGGTGAGCCCTGCCCCTAATTTAAAGATAGTGCTTGCTTGTCTTTCCTGTTCGTAGAATAAGGCCAATTGATCGTCTAAGAAATGATACTCCATCACGGTACGGTTATCAAACTTCTCATGAACCAAAGTCGCTGCGTCAATGATACTCGATGGATCACCAGATATCTTTAAAATGAAATAATCAATCGTGGCATTCACATTATTCCACGGGCCGATAATTATGGGCTCAATTTCGGTGTGTAGTGATTTAAAATTAAAATCTTCTAGAACGCCAATTACTGTATAGTCTCCTTTTGGTCTGCCTGCCCAGCCCATGGTGACCACGGAACCAATTGGGTTGCTTCCCAGCTCAAGTCGTTCGACAGCAGCTTGATTCAACAATATCTTCGTACTGTCACTCGCATCGTTTCCACTGAACCAATCACCTTGTTCAATTCTCAAATCAAAAGTCTTGAGCATTTGTGGATCAAAGCCCATATAGTACATGCCGACAGTATCTACGATTCCATTGCTGTTTAATAAGGCTACCTCAGTCTCGTTTATATTCTTCCACTCTCCTGGTACGCGAGATGCCACTCCAACGCTTTCAACTCCTGGTATTTGGTTCAATTCATTTTGCATGGTCTTGAAGACAGGTCGAACCGCTCCGTTATTGATATCGATCGTTACTAAATTTTCTTCATTAAAGCCTAAGTCTTTAGACTGAATGAAGCTCATTTGATTACTCACCACCAAGGTGGAAATGATCATGAAAATGCCGAGGACAAATTGAAGAATAACTAATCCTTGTCTAACTCTAAAAGACCCTCCTGTAGACTTCTCTCCTTTTAGAACATTGACTGTTTTGAGTCTCGTCATAAAAAAGGCTGGATATATACCTGAGATAAGCGCTACCAACAAAGTGATTCCCAAGAGCATTGGTAAGTACTCTAAAAGTGTGACATAACTGAAGTCGAATGACTTATTCGTCAATGTGTTGAAGAAAGGCATCGTAATATCGATTAACCCAACCGATAACAACATGGCGAAAGCCGATATAATAAATGATTCTAATAAAAACTGAGTCACTAATTGCTTTTTGACTGCACCAACAACTTTTCTGATACCAATTTCCTTTGCTCTAAATACAGCTTTTGAGGTGGCCAAATTCATGTAATTGACACATGCGATGAGCAAAAGAAAAATACTGATTGCGATGAATATATTGCTGTAAGACTTATCTCCTTTGTTCTGAGCAATATCCCTTTGTAGCTGTGCAGAGTTGAAGTGTATATCAGTCATTGGCTGAAAAAAGTATTTCACTCTTGACTTCATTGGACCAGGTAAACGATCGGCTATGAGTGTATCTGCATCTTCGGTAAAGTTGTCGAAGTCGTATCCTTCTTTCAATACCAAATAGGTGGAAGAACTGAAATCTCCCCAGCTAGTTTGAAGCGCATCCCAGCTTTCGCCTGGTACAGAAGGTGAGATAAGCATCTCAAATTCCATATGGGTATCCCCTTTACTCCCTTCGACTACACCGACGACTTCAAAGTCTGGTAGACCTGTAAACTCCAATATTTTACCAATCACATTAGTGGTTCCGAAAATTGCCAGCGCCTTATTTTCAGTTAATACCACTTGATTTGGGGAGGCTAAGGCTGTTTTTATGTTTCCTGTTATAAACGGGAAGTCAAAAACATCGAAGAAGCTATTATCAGCAACAAAGTAGTCACGTTCGGTATATCGCTTGCCCCCTATTGAGAAGTTGAATTGTCCGCTAAAAAAGCGGTTCACAGAGGTGTATGTTTCGATACCCGCAAGGCCTTCGTCCAAAATCTTTCCTAAAATCGCTGGGTTCGAAGCATAAAAACTTGGGCTTTCTGCCCCTAAATCCTGCACATATGGTCTTACAATACGATCGGCTTTACTGTGCCTAGATTCATAAGAATTCTCACTCTTTACATAATTCAGCAAAAGTGCTGCTCCTGTGATGCCAATCGCTAGCCCTATGATATTAATCATGGCATAACCAGCATTTCTGCGGAGCGATCGGAACGTGATTTTTATATAATTCTTTAACATGACTTTGTTGTTTTGAATTTGAGTTTATTCAGACCTGAGGGTCTTTACTGGGTTCACAAGTCCTGCCCTTACCGCCTGGAAACTTACCGTTACTAAGACTATGATGAGCACGATGATAATGGATAGGACGAAACTTCCAATACCAATGGAGGTTCTGTAGGCAAAACCGCTCAACCAGTCATTAATGAAGTAATAGACGACCGGAACGGCTACGAGGCTGGCCATAAGTGCCAGAAGTATAAAGCGCTGATTCACAATCCAGACCAGGTGATTAATCTTAGCCCCTAATACCTTGCGTATACCTATTTCTTTCAATTTTCTTTCTACTGTGAAAGCGGTCATTCCATAAAGGCCAAGGCAGGCTATGAAAATACAAATGAAGGCAAATGTCTTAATAGCAGCCTGGAGCCTTTCCTCATCTCCATAATAGGCCTTCAAATTATCTTCTAGGAACCAAAAACCCATTGGGAAGTCGGATTCAATAGACTGATAAACATCTTTGGCGTGTGCTAATGCCAGTTGTTTGTTTGCGGGATCAACTTTTAGGGTAAAAAACCAGTTTGTACCTCTACTTACCTGAAAAATGGCAGGAGAAACCTCTGAACGTAAAGATCTAAAGTTGAAATCTTTTACTACTCCGATGACAGGGCTTGAATTATTTTCAGG
It encodes the following:
- a CDS encoding ABC transporter permease encodes the protein MLKNYIKITFRSLRRNAGYAMINIIGLAIGITGAALLLNYVKSENSYESRHSKADRIVRPYVQDLGAESPSFYASNPAILGKILDEGLAGIETYTSVNRFFSGQFNFSIGGKRYTERDYFVADNSFFDVFDFPFITGNIKTALASPNQVVLTENKALAIFGTTNVIGKILEFTGLPDFEVVGVVEGSKGDTHMEFEMLISPSVPGESWDALQTSWGDFSSSTYLVLKEGYDFDNFTEDADTLIADRLPGPMKSRVKYFFQPMTDIHFNSAQLQRDIAQNKGDKSYSNIFIAISIFLLLIACVNYMNLATSKAVFRAKEIGIRKVVGAVKKQLVTQFLLESFIISAFAMLLSVGLIDITMPFFNTLTNKSFDFSYVTLLEYLPMLLGITLLVALISGIYPAFFMTRLKTVNVLKGEKSTGGSFRVRQGLVILQFVLGIFMIISTLVVSNQMSFIQSKDLGFNEENLVTIDINNGAVRPVFKTMQNELNQIPGVESVGVASRVPGEWKNINETEVALLNSNGIVDTVGMYYMGFDPQMLKTFDLRIEQGDWFSGNDASDSTKILLNQAAVERLELGSNPIGSVVTMGWAGRPKGDYTVIGVLEDFNFKSLHTEIEPIIIGPWNNVNATIDYFILKISGDPSSIIDAATLVHEKFDNRTVMEYHFLDDQLALFYEQERQASTIFKLGAGLTVLVACLGLFGLASFTVQKRVKELGIRKVLGASEWKLFSLLSGSFLKQVFIAFLLASPLAYFFMRNWLDNFQFRVSIGVEVFLIAAILTMLVALITVSYRALRAAHSNPVDSLRSE